A stretch of the Pseudomonas helvetica genome encodes the following:
- a CDS encoding MFS transporter codes for MPIALLALTLSAFAIGTTEFVIVGLLPTIGADLGVSLPSAGLLVSLYALGVAIGAPVLTALTGKVPRKLLLLSLMVLFTLGNLLAWKAPSYESLVIARIVTGLAHGVFFSIGSTIATSLVPKEKAASAIAIMFTGLTVALVTGVPLGTFIGQHFGWRETFLAVSALGVIAFIGSLIYVPKNIAHSKPASLLQQLQVLKQPRLLLVYAMTAVGYGGSFIAFTFLAPILQDISGFSASTVSLVLLVYGVSVAIGNIWGGKLADKRGPISALKLIFALLAAVLFVLTFTAGNPWLALATVLVWGAVAFGNVPGLQVYVVRQAEHHTPNAVDVASGLNIAAFNLGIAGGAWGGGLIVAHMGLIHTAWIGGLVVLVALALTAWSGRLDRLGPVYAEPVQGSAQIVAGH; via the coding sequence ATGCCCATTGCCTTGCTCGCGCTGACCCTTAGCGCTTTTGCCATCGGGACGACCGAGTTCGTCATCGTTGGCCTGTTACCCACCATCGGTGCCGACCTTGGCGTCAGCCTGCCGTCGGCCGGCCTGCTGGTCAGCCTTTACGCGCTGGGTGTCGCCATTGGCGCGCCCGTGCTCACCGCCCTGACTGGCAAGGTCCCACGCAAATTGTTGCTGCTGTCGCTGATGGTGCTGTTCACCCTCGGCAACCTGTTGGCCTGGAAAGCCCCGAGTTACGAATCGCTGGTCATTGCGCGAATCGTCACCGGCCTGGCCCACGGGGTGTTCTTCTCGATTGGCTCGACCATCGCCACCAGCCTGGTGCCGAAAGAAAAAGCCGCCAGCGCGATTGCCATCATGTTCACCGGCCTGACCGTGGCCCTGGTGACCGGCGTGCCGTTGGGGACCTTTATCGGTCAACATTTCGGCTGGCGCGAGACCTTCCTCGCCGTGTCGGCGCTGGGTGTGATTGCATTCATCGGCAGCCTGATCTACGTGCCAAAAAACATCGCCCACAGCAAACCCGCGTCGTTGTTGCAGCAATTGCAGGTACTGAAACAACCGCGTTTGCTGCTGGTGTACGCCATGACGGCAGTCGGTTACGGCGGTTCGTTTATCGCCTTCACGTTCCTGGCACCGATTCTTCAGGATATTTCCGGCTTCAGCGCCAGCACCGTCAGCCTGGTGCTGCTGGTCTACGGAGTCTCGGTGGCCATCGGCAACATCTGGGGCGGCAAACTGGCCGATAAACGCGGCCCGATCAGCGCGCTGAAACTGATATTCGCCCTGCTCGCCGCGGTGCTGTTCGTACTGACCTTCACCGCCGGTAATCCTTGGCTGGCACTGGCCACCGTACTGGTCTGGGGCGCCGTGGCGTTCGGCAACGTGCCTGGCCTGCAAGTGTATGTGGTGCGTCAGGCTGAGCATCACACACCGAACGCGGTGGACGTCGCTTCGGGTCTGAACATCGCCGCCTTCAACCTCGGCATCGCTGGCGGTGCCTGGGGTGGCGGGTTGATCGTCGCCCACATGGGCTTGATCCATACTGCGTGGATTGGTGGTCTGGTGGTGCTGGTCGCGTTGGCGCTGACCGCCTGGAGCGGTCGTCTCGATCGCCTCGGCCCGGTGTATGCCGAGCCGGTGCAGGGTTCGGCACAGATTGTCGCCGGGCACTGA
- a CDS encoding cysteine hydrolase family protein, producing the protein MAKQALIVVDIQNDYFPQGKWPLVGADAAADNAARVIQVFRDAGDQVVHIRHEFTSDTAPFFTPGSEGAQLHQKVRNRSHEPVVLKHFVNAFRETELEVILDQHGIDNLVIVGSMSHMCIDGAARAAADLGYGVTVIYDACATRDLEFNGVIVPAAQVHAAFMSALGFAYATVVSTDDFLTTSH; encoded by the coding sequence ATGGCCAAGCAAGCGCTCATCGTAGTCGATATCCAGAATGACTACTTCCCTCAAGGCAAATGGCCGCTGGTCGGCGCCGACGCGGCTGCCGACAATGCCGCGCGGGTGATCCAGGTCTTCCGTGATGCCGGTGATCAGGTGGTGCATATCCGCCACGAATTCACCTCTGACACCGCGCCGTTTTTCACACCGGGCTCGGAGGGTGCGCAGCTGCACCAAAAAGTCCGCAACCGCAGCCATGAACCGGTGGTGCTCAAACACTTCGTCAACGCGTTCCGCGAAACCGAACTGGAGGTGATCCTTGACCAACACGGCATCGACAACCTGGTGATCGTCGGCAGCATGAGCCACATGTGCATCGATGGCGCCGCACGTGCCGCGGCCGATCTTGGCTACGGCGTCACAGTGATCTACGACGCCTGCGCCACCCGTGACCTGGAGTTCAACGGGGTTATCGTTCCGGCGGCCCAGGTACACGCGGCCTTCATGTCGGCCCTGGGATTTGCCTATGCAACGGTGGTGTCCACCGATGACTTCCTGACGACCAGTCACTGA
- a CDS encoding GlxA family transcriptional regulator: MGVERAVAELGVLIYPDAQMAAVHGLTDLFGVANRIAAEHQSVQLPLLRVSHWQADAEHAPQRIYDSHPAADGALIALLIPPSIGGFSEGQASPALIQWIRQQHAAGATLGGVCVGSILLAESGLLDGRRATTHWTSAKKFAERYPKVTLNADKPIVDDGDLITTGGLMAWSELGLRLVNRLMGPSIATSTARFLVIEHSDSASECGSNFAPILSHGDAAILKVQHWLQANGAVEVSLSAMSQQAGLEERTFLRRFRAATGLKPTEYCQHLRVGKAREMLEFTNGTIDHIAWNVGYSDPSAFRATFKKITGLAPSDYRARFGVTPPARQ; the protein is encoded by the coding sequence ATGGGCGTAGAACGCGCAGTCGCCGAGTTGGGCGTGCTGATCTATCCCGACGCGCAGATGGCGGCGGTGCATGGTTTGACGGATTTGTTCGGTGTCGCGAATCGCATTGCCGCCGAGCATCAGAGCGTGCAACTGCCATTGTTGCGAGTCAGCCACTGGCAGGCGGATGCGGAGCATGCGCCCCAACGCATTTACGACAGTCATCCCGCTGCTGACGGCGCACTGATAGCGCTGTTGATCCCGCCCTCGATTGGCGGCTTTTCCGAAGGTCAGGCATCGCCTGCGCTTATTCAGTGGATTCGCCAGCAACACGCGGCCGGCGCGACCCTTGGCGGGGTGTGCGTGGGGTCTATTCTGTTGGCCGAAAGCGGTCTGCTCGACGGTCGCCGGGCCACCACTCACTGGACCTCGGCGAAAAAATTCGCCGAGCGTTACCCGAAGGTCACGCTCAACGCCGACAAACCCATCGTCGACGACGGCGACCTGATCACCACTGGCGGATTAATGGCCTGGTCGGAGCTGGGCTTGCGGCTGGTCAATCGTCTGATGGGGCCGAGCATCGCCACCAGCACTGCGCGTTTTCTGGTGATCGAACACAGCGACAGTGCGAGCGAATGCGGGAGCAACTTCGCACCGATTCTGAGTCACGGCGATGCAGCGATTCTCAAGGTTCAGCACTGGTTGCAAGCCAACGGTGCGGTGGAGGTGTCGCTGAGCGCGATGTCGCAGCAGGCAGGGCTGGAAGAGCGGACATTCCTGCGGCGCTTTCGAGCTGCGACCGGTTTGAAACCGACCGAATACTGCCAGCACCTGCGAGTCGGCAAGGCCCGGGAAATGCTTGAGTTCACCAACGGCACCATCGATCACATCGCCTGGAACGTCGGCTACTCGGACCCGAGTGCGTTTCGCGCCACGTTCAAGAAAATCACCGGCCTGGCACCGAGTGACTATCGCGCACGATTCGGGGTGACGCCCCCCGCACGGCAATAA
- a CDS encoding glutathionylspermidine synthase family protein — MKKILCQERHDWKQTAENLGFMFHTIDDEPYWDESAYYQFTLKQIENDLEDPTTELHEMCMDLVDRVVQSEELLERLSIPAPFFDMIRTSWREGHPHLYGRLDFSYNGSGPAKLLELNYDTPTSLYEASAFQWGWLEQCIERGLLPSHADQFNSIDTKLHQAFAQLQIKLPFYFASMKASVEDKGTTDYLRLIAEKVGIESRHIDIEDIGLNSEGRFVDLEERWIPHLFKLHAWEFIFHEPFGEAIAQSDTQFFEPAWKSIISNKGILPLLWEFNKGHPNLLATHLDPEPGKPVPKGWVRKPFFSREGANIELQTPDGLVVKEDGPYTDAPFILQEFAPLPKFGDSYTLIGSWVIGDQAAGIGVREDNSLITKDSSRFLPHLILD; from the coding sequence ATGAAGAAAATCCTCTGCCAGGAACGTCACGACTGGAAGCAGACCGCCGAAAACCTCGGTTTCATGTTTCACACCATCGACGACGAGCCCTACTGGGACGAGAGCGCGTATTACCAATTCACGCTCAAGCAGATCGAGAACGATCTCGAAGACCCGACTACCGAGCTCCATGAGATGTGCATGGACCTGGTCGATCGGGTGGTGCAGAGCGAAGAGCTGCTGGAGCGCCTGAGCATTCCGGCGCCCTTCTTCGACATGATTCGTACTTCATGGCGTGAAGGCCATCCGCACCTTTACGGTCGCCTGGACTTCTCCTACAACGGCAGCGGCCCCGCCAAATTGCTGGAACTCAACTACGACACGCCCACCAGTTTGTACGAGGCCTCGGCGTTCCAGTGGGGCTGGCTGGAGCAATGCATCGAACGCGGCTTGCTGCCCAGCCATGCCGATCAGTTCAACAGCATCGACACCAAGCTGCACCAGGCCTTTGCGCAGCTGCAGATCAAACTGCCTTTCTACTTCGCCTCGATGAAAGCCTCGGTCGAAGACAAAGGCACTACCGACTACTTGCGGCTGATCGCGGAAAAAGTCGGGATCGAGTCACGCCACATCGATATCGAAGACATCGGCCTCAACAGCGAAGGACGCTTCGTCGATCTCGAAGAACGCTGGATTCCTCACCTGTTCAAACTGCACGCCTGGGAATTCATTTTCCACGAGCCGTTTGGTGAAGCCATCGCCCAGAGTGACACGCAGTTTTTCGAGCCCGCCTGGAAATCGATCATCTCGAACAAAGGCATCCTCCCTTTGCTGTGGGAGTTCAATAAAGGGCACCCGAACCTGCTTGCCACCCACCTGGATCCCGAGCCTGGCAAACCGGTGCCGAAAGGCTGGGTACGCAAGCCGTTCTTCTCCCGCGAAGGCGCCAACATCGAGCTGCAGACCCCGGATGGTCTGGTCGTAAAGGAAGACGGGCCGTACACCGACGCGCCGTTCATCCTCCAGGAGTTCGCCCCGCTGCCGAAGTTCGGCGACAGCTACACGCTGATCGGCTCCTGGGTGATCGGCGATCAGGCGGCCGGCATCGGCGTGCGCGAGGACAACAGTTTGATCACCAAAGACTCAAGCCGCTTCCTGCCGCACCTGATACTCGACTGA
- a CDS encoding rhomboid family intramembrane serine protease — protein sequence MDRVSGFKIIAGLAMLMVAIHLLNVLTGYSLTIFGLVPRTAHGLVGIVTSPFLHISFAHLIANLVPFLVLGTLVIAEGFKRFAAVSAIIILFGGSLVWLFGFNGVHVGASAWVFGLWAYLLARAWFHRSWSNVLIASIVALLYASLIFGFIPRQGTSFEGHIGGAFAGFIAARLLLSRPRSRSNAAR from the coding sequence ATGGACAGGGTAAGCGGCTTCAAGATCATCGCAGGCCTGGCCATGCTGATGGTCGCGATCCACCTGCTGAACGTACTGACAGGCTACAGCCTGACGATATTCGGCCTGGTCCCCCGAACCGCCCACGGCCTCGTCGGAATTGTGACCTCACCGTTTCTGCACATATCCTTCGCGCACTTGATCGCCAACCTGGTGCCGTTCCTGGTGCTGGGAACCCTGGTGATCGCCGAGGGCTTCAAACGCTTTGCGGCCGTCAGCGCAATCATCATTCTGTTCGGCGGCTCGCTGGTCTGGCTGTTCGGTTTCAACGGCGTTCATGTGGGCGCCAGCGCCTGGGTCTTTGGCCTCTGGGCGTACCTTCTGGCGCGTGCCTGGTTCCACCGCAGCTGGAGCAACGTTCTGATCGCCAGCATTGTCGCCCTCCTCTACGCAAGCCTGATTTTCGGCTTTATTCCGCGCCAGGGCACCTCATTCGAAGGGCATATTGGCGGCGCATTCGCCGGTTTTATTGCAGCCCGGCTACTTCTCTCCAGGCCGCGCAGCAGGTCTAATGCAGCCCGGTAA
- a CDS encoding DUF2491 family protein, translating into MGWFKQLMGLEAPTPKDSAPVAGPLGLGQGKALVFDTTLKLLLDEKTSVVIPGTQQIWSVGTVDLGQSTWLSRYYMDDEDFWLQVHTTGAVAGQVESVILFNYQSYVTLNSESELRRLAGPDSLIGLPTYTHDGVEYSREWGTEAGQTELVAFTEQVSNPDQSYVVEHRSMLYARETGLTDRREFLLFSVEEDAEGSISLSTSLGISLYTTDLTTL; encoded by the coding sequence ATGGGATGGTTTAAACAGCTGATGGGCCTTGAGGCCCCGACACCCAAGGACAGCGCACCGGTTGCCGGCCCCCTCGGGCTCGGCCAGGGCAAAGCGCTGGTGTTCGACACTACCCTCAAGCTGTTGCTTGACGAAAAAACCAGCGTGGTCATTCCCGGCACCCAGCAGATCTGGAGCGTCGGCACTGTTGACCTCGGCCAGTCGACCTGGCTTTCGCGCTACTACATGGACGATGAAGACTTCTGGCTGCAGGTTCATACCACTGGCGCCGTCGCTGGCCAGGTCGAGTCGGTGATCCTGTTCAACTACCAGAGCTACGTCACCCTCAACAGTGAATCCGAACTGCGCAGGCTCGCGGGGCCGGACAGCCTGATCGGCCTGCCGACCTACACCCATGACGGCGTCGAATACAGCCGCGAATGGGGCACCGAGGCCGGGCAGACCGAGCTGGTGGCCTTCACTGAGCAGGTCAGCAATCCGGATCAGTCCTACGTCGTGGAACATCGCTCGATGCTCTACGCCCGCGAGACCGGTTTGACCGACCGCCGCGAATTCCTGCTGTTCTCGGTCGAAGAAGACGCCGAAGGCAGCATCAGCTTGAGCACCTCACTGGGTATCTCGCTGTACACCACCGACCTCACTACTCTTTAA
- a CDS encoding DUF350 domain-containing protein: MLEALSVSLNKAAVLGFVSYIIGAALLFAIFQFVYTRITPHKEFELIRSGNTAAAIALSGAIIGFAIPASNVIAYSVNLLDFAVWALIAAVVQLLAFLMTSLVLKGTSERIRNGEIAAAIYVAAVAISVGLLNAACMTPSQN, encoded by the coding sequence ATGCTAGAAGCACTCTCCGTCTCGCTGAACAAAGCCGCCGTCCTGGGATTTGTTTCGTACATCATCGGTGCCGCCCTGCTGTTCGCGATTTTCCAGTTCGTCTACACCCGCATCACGCCGCACAAAGAGTTCGAACTGATTCGCTCCGGCAACACCGCGGCCGCCATCGCCCTGTCCGGCGCCATCATCGGTTTCGCGATCCCGGCGAGCAATGTGATTGCCTACTCGGTCAACCTGCTGGACTTCGCCGTGTGGGCACTGATTGCCGCAGTGGTGCAACTGTTGGCGTTCCTGATGACCAGCCTGGTGCTTAAAGGCACCTCCGAACGCATCCGTAATGGCGAAATCGCTGCCGCCATCTACGTCGCAGCCGTCGCCATCAGCGTTGGCCTGCTCAATGCTGCGTGCATGACCCCTTCGCAGAACTGA
- a CDS encoding PspA/IM30 family protein: MQNQSIWSKLFTALRGGASEVGEAIADQQALRILDQEIRDADSALANAKRELVTIMAKHKLSAERVAQYNAKIKDLESKAMAALQANREDLALEVAEAISTLTNEHDAEQKQTTEFGAYADKMRKDITKAEARIKSLRQQVDMAKARESVQKAQVSASIASGGANGKLETAVGTLNRLQAKQEQRAAELEASDELADASTGNDLERKLREAGITPDQGSANSILDRLKKQSAE; encoded by the coding sequence ATGCAAAACCAATCGATCTGGAGCAAGTTGTTCACCGCACTGCGTGGCGGTGCCAGCGAAGTCGGCGAAGCCATCGCCGACCAACAGGCCCTGCGCATCCTCGATCAGGAAATCCGCGACGCCGACAGCGCTCTGGCAAACGCCAAGCGCGAACTGGTCACCATCATGGCCAAGCACAAACTCTCGGCCGAGCGCGTGGCGCAGTACAACGCCAAGATCAAGGACCTGGAATCCAAGGCCATGGCCGCGCTCCAGGCCAACCGTGAAGACCTGGCTCTGGAAGTGGCCGAAGCCATTTCGACCCTGACCAACGAACACGACGCCGAACAGAAGCAAACCACCGAGTTCGGTGCCTACGCCGACAAAATGCGCAAGGACATCACCAAGGCCGAAGCCCGCATCAAGAGCCTGCGCCAACAAGTGGACATGGCCAAGGCCCGTGAAAGCGTACAGAAAGCGCAGGTCAGCGCCTCCATCGCCAGCGGCGGCGCCAACGGCAAACTGGAAACCGCCGTCGGCACCTTGAATCGTCTGCAGGCCAAGCAGGAACAACGTGCTGCCGAGCTGGAAGCGAGCGACGAACTGGCGGACGCGTCCACCGGCAACGACCTGGAGCGCAAGCTGCGCGAAGCCGGCATCACACCGGACCAGGGCAGTGCGAACTCGATTCTGGACCGCCTGAAAAAACAATCGGCCGAGTAA
- a CDS encoding YjfI family protein, giving the protein MKRRSPAASDTTPASSQGERSKPSAKKPSSFYMKQMRGGLSAAGYVKHETWVLPENRSLLKQMEKQLRQPILAGSFMLEDYMSAGNNWNIDRLFSALQALDEVVSNEITLTLIQGSEQSIKLEMNEFGGLPIYIAVVGEQIIVDTVLVDLESIKDVQRFNDAVLRSREMFPLSSIGIESMPNGQTVYNMFGALSSESSLTNVVTEIKTLVDNVQRASEAFESFFN; this is encoded by the coding sequence ATGAAACGTCGCTCTCCAGCAGCCTCAGACACAACACCCGCGAGCAGCCAGGGAGAGCGCTCGAAACCCTCCGCGAAAAAACCATCGAGCTTCTATATGAAGCAGATGCGCGGAGGACTTAGCGCCGCCGGCTATGTGAAACATGAAACTTGGGTGCTTCCCGAAAACCGGAGCCTGCTCAAGCAAATGGAGAAACAGCTACGCCAGCCGATCCTGGCTGGTTCATTCATGTTGGAGGATTACATGAGCGCAGGTAACAACTGGAACATCGATCGCCTCTTCAGCGCCCTGCAGGCCCTTGATGAGGTGGTATCCAACGAAATCACCCTGACGTTGATTCAAGGCTCCGAGCAGAGCATCAAGCTTGAAATGAACGAGTTTGGCGGGCTGCCGATTTACATCGCTGTCGTCGGCGAGCAAATCATCGTCGACACGGTGCTGGTCGATCTCGAATCCATCAAGGACGTGCAGCGTTTCAACGATGCCGTGCTGCGCAGCCGGGAAATGTTCCCGCTGTCGTCGATCGGTATCGAATCCATGCCCAACGGCCAGACCGTCTACAACATGTTCGGTGCGCTCAGTTCCGAGTCCAGCCTGACCAACGTCGTGACCGAAATCAAAACGCTCGTCGACAACGTTCAGCGCGCCAGCGAAGCCTTCGAAAGCTTCTTCAACTAA
- a CDS encoding DUF1190 domain-containing protein has product MKRSKYVQLSLAASVAVAISGCGPTEKTYTVNQKFNFQSVQQCVDQKLPVSVCSNAYMTALTEHRRIAPLYDSQADCDADFVADWCQQDSTGKFIPKLGGFELAANGEVTQTQLDAAKAQLPASEASSGGSGGMVNGLLAGMLISNMLNSNRGSYNSEPVYRYRDSRGDYSSSTLSQRIATGSSFTKSEQAKYGSGYSSSTFKSSSSKPISVASSTSRGGFGSQASARSGWGGSSSSGRSSS; this is encoded by the coding sequence ATGAAACGAAGCAAGTACGTTCAACTGTCCCTGGCGGCATCGGTCGCCGTCGCAATATCCGGTTGCGGGCCGACAGAAAAAACCTACACAGTGAATCAGAAGTTCAACTTTCAATCCGTGCAGCAGTGCGTGGATCAAAAGCTTCCGGTGAGTGTCTGCTCCAACGCCTACATGACCGCCCTCACCGAACACCGTCGCATTGCGCCGCTGTATGACAGCCAGGCCGATTGCGACGCCGACTTTGTCGCTGACTGGTGCCAACAGGACTCCACCGGCAAGTTCATTCCAAAACTCGGCGGCTTCGAGCTGGCAGCCAATGGCGAAGTCACCCAGACCCAGCTGGACGCCGCCAAAGCACAACTGCCCGCCTCCGAGGCGAGCTCAGGCGGTTCAGGAGGAATGGTCAACGGCCTTCTAGCCGGCATGCTGATCAGCAACATGTTGAACAGCAACCGGGGCAGCTACAACTCCGAACCGGTTTACCGCTACCGCGACTCACGTGGCGATTACTCATCGTCGACGCTCAGCCAGCGCATCGCCACCGGCTCGAGTTTCACCAAGTCCGAGCAGGCGAAATACGGTAGCGGCTACAGCAGCTCTACGTTCAAGTCGAGCAGTTCCAAGCCAATCTCGGTGGCATCGTCCACTTCCCGGGGCGGCTTTGGCAGCCAAGCCAGCGCCCGCAGCGGCTGGGGTGGCTCGAGCAGTTCCGGTCGATCGAGCAGTTAA